One window of the Acaryochloris sp. CCMEE 5410 genome contains the following:
- a CDS encoding PAS domain-containing sensor histidine kinase — translation MNTYQAFSPRTLPQSKPFISRDYQSQIQTQQSELRAFTQLDALIPKGQPFLSNRQTEDARFAELGKFSTMIVHEVRNPLTTILMSLQSFKNLNLPEIFQLRLDFALDEADRLQRLVNEILLYTRPDNLSATSLDLNALITSCIKNLQAIPAAVNKKLAYNPKRNPVNIQGNADKLKQVLINLVTNACEASSIGDEIDIQLQSQNHRVCINVHNWGELIPDDQLAKVFQPFYSTKSTGNGLGLPIVQRIVEEHGGHLRISSDPQSGTTVTVELPTIPR, via the coding sequence ATGAATACATATCAGGCATTTTCACCTCGGACCTTACCCCAGAGTAAGCCGTTCATCAGTCGAGACTATCAGTCTCAAATCCAAACACAACAGTCTGAGCTGAGGGCGTTTACCCAATTAGATGCTCTAATCCCTAAAGGGCAACCATTTTTAAGCAATCGTCAAACCGAGGATGCGCGCTTCGCAGAGCTAGGCAAGTTCTCAACCATGATTGTCCATGAAGTGCGGAACCCATTGACCACAATACTCATGAGCCTTCAGTCTTTCAAAAATCTCAATTTGCCAGAGATTTTTCAACTGCGGCTTGATTTCGCCCTAGATGAAGCGGACCGGTTACAACGTCTCGTCAATGAGATTTTGCTCTATACCAGACCTGACAACTTGAGCGCTACCTCCCTAGATCTAAACGCTCTAATCACGAGCTGTATCAAAAACTTACAAGCCATTCCTGCTGCGGTTAATAAGAAATTGGCTTATAACCCCAAGCGTAACCCAGTTAACATTCAGGGAAATGCGGACAAACTTAAGCAGGTATTGATTAATCTTGTAACAAACGCCTGCGAAGCATCCAGTATTGGAGATGAAATTGATATTCAACTACAGAGCCAAAACCATCGGGTCTGCATTAATGTTCATAACTGGGGCGAGCTGATTCCTGACGATCAGTTAGCCAAGGTCTTTCAGCCCTTCTATTCCACTAAGTCCACAGGAAATGGGTTAGGGCTACCCATAGTGCAACGCATCGTTGAAGAACATGGTGGACACTTGCGAATTAGCTCTGATCCACAGTCCGGAACTACCGTTACTGTTGAACTGCCTACCATCCCCCGCTAG
- a CDS encoding response regulator: MDSKQHSILVIDDEERVFDVIEGLLLREGYQLTYAASGPAAIQQLDSLQPDVILLDVMMPQMDGIEACRLIKANPNWKHIPIIIVTALTSKEDLARSLDAGADDFISKPINSLELRARVRSMLRIKIQYDALAATLRLRTLNLFDAFLS; the protein is encoded by the coding sequence ATGGATAGCAAACAACATTCCATCCTTGTGATTGATGACGAAGAGCGGGTCTTCGACGTGATCGAGGGGTTACTCCTGCGGGAAGGCTATCAGTTGACCTATGCGGCCAGCGGCCCAGCGGCCATTCAGCAGCTAGATTCCCTGCAGCCTGATGTCATTCTGCTCGATGTCATGATGCCACAAATGGATGGTATTGAAGCCTGCCGCCTGATTAAAGCCAACCCCAACTGGAAGCATATTCCCATCATCATCGTCACGGCCCTTACCTCCAAAGAAGATCTAGCCCGATCCTTAGATGCCGGAGCAGACGACTTTATCTCTAAACCCATCAATAGCCTAGAACTGCGAGCAAGGGTTCGTTCTATGCTACGCATCAAAATTCAGTATGATGCCCTAGCTGCGACCCTCCGCCTTCGAACCCTCAACCTATTTGATGCCTTTTTGAGCTAG
- a CDS encoding GAF domain-containing hybrid sensor histidine kinase/response regulator, protein MTPDRTLHLLEVLTSLSYRQSDLNAYLTTVVSGISQLIGTDWSIVTLCQGEQYQILASSVEMDNAETVWNLHGSITNCVVEQGATLMVEDSAHDPIGQMPAGYAAYLGIPIKTPMGKVLGTVCSFYRQPHRCTEEEVQFAEVLAERAAIAIDNYQLYQRQQLVNAQYQQLSEQLVIVNAALKRAAGLKDEFLSTMSHELRTPLTAIIGLAEVLREEVYGSLNPKQLKSVCTIEESGETLLAQLNDLIDLSKIESGNLVLERGRVSMGALVESCLAIVRPQALEQNITLSHHIPSDLAEVTGDELRLRQVLQNLISNALKFTPQDGEVSVQATADAEQVQVSVTDTGIGITPAELSNIFEPFVQLDSSWARPYSGTGLGLTLVQRLVNLHGGTVKVESEVGRGSTFTVTLPCSQFPPEKAEPTDLPHQPQNISEPLILLAEDREAIVLLLTDYLEEQGYRVAIATDGQTAIDLATTQIPDLIFMDIRLPQMDGLEATRQIRNHLPDTPIIALTALLMPEDQERFLAAGFSDSLSKPLKMEQLTQMLTKHLQI, encoded by the coding sequence ATGACGCCCGACCGTACTCTCCACCTGTTAGAAGTCCTGACCTCCCTGAGTTACCGCCAGAGTGACTTGAATGCTTATCTGACAACCGTTGTCTCAGGAATTAGCCAACTGATTGGCACCGACTGGTCCATCGTCACCCTCTGCCAAGGAGAGCAATATCAAATCCTGGCCAGTAGCGTGGAAATGGACAATGCCGAAACCGTTTGGAACTTGCATGGGTCCATCACCAATTGCGTGGTGGAACAGGGGGCCACACTAATGGTGGAGGATTCGGCTCATGATCCAATCGGGCAGATGCCCGCAGGCTATGCAGCCTACCTGGGGATTCCCATTAAAACCCCAATGGGGAAAGTCTTAGGCACCGTCTGTTCGTTTTATCGACAGCCCCATCGCTGTACAGAGGAAGAGGTCCAGTTCGCTGAGGTCCTAGCAGAACGGGCTGCGATCGCAATCGATAACTACCAGCTCTATCAACGTCAGCAATTAGTCAATGCCCAGTATCAGCAACTGAGTGAACAGTTAGTGATTGTCAATGCCGCCCTAAAGCGGGCAGCAGGGCTCAAGGATGAATTTCTATCCACCATGAGTCATGAGCTGCGCACCCCTTTAACGGCCATTATCGGCTTGGCAGAAGTCCTGCGAGAGGAAGTTTACGGTTCCCTCAACCCCAAACAACTAAAGTCCGTTTGCACCATTGAAGAGAGTGGTGAAACCCTCCTAGCCCAGCTGAATGATTTAATTGATCTGTCCAAAATTGAGTCGGGTAATTTGGTCTTAGAGCGAGGGCGGGTCTCAATGGGTGCCTTGGTTGAGAGCTGCCTAGCAATAGTCCGGCCACAGGCTCTGGAGCAGAATATTACGTTGAGCCACCATATTCCCTCGGATTTAGCAGAGGTCACCGGAGACGAGCTGCGTCTTCGCCAAGTCTTACAGAATTTGATCAGCAATGCCCTCAAATTTACGCCCCAGGACGGTGAAGTATCTGTGCAGGCGACAGCAGACGCTGAGCAAGTCCAAGTCAGCGTTACCGATACCGGGATTGGCATTACTCCGGCGGAACTCTCCAACATCTTTGAACCCTTTGTGCAGTTGGATAGCTCCTGGGCACGCCCCTATTCAGGCACTGGGTTAGGATTAACCCTAGTGCAACGCCTCGTCAACCTCCATGGCGGTACCGTTAAGGTGGAGAGTGAAGTGGGTAGAGGCAGCACCTTTACCGTTACGCTACCCTGCTCTCAATTCCCCCCAGAAAAAGCAGAACCTACCGATTTGCCCCATCAACCTCAGAATATCTCTGAGCCGTTGATCTTGCTGGCCGAAGATCGAGAAGCTATTGTTCTGTTGCTCACGGATTATCTGGAAGAACAGGGATACCGGGTTGCGATCGCAACCGACGGCCAAACCGCCATCGACCTCGCCACCACTCAAATCCCAGACTTAATCTTTATGGATATTCGCTTACCCCAAATGGATGGCTTAGAAGCCACTCGACAAATTCGCAACCATCTCCCTGATACCCCTATCATTGCGCTGACTGCCCTGTTAATGCCTGAGGATCAAGAGCGCTTCCTCGCCGCTGGATTTAGTGACTCTCTCTCCAAACCCTTAAAGATGGAGCAACTCACCCAGATGCTCACTAAACACCTCCAGATTTAG
- a CDS encoding NB-ARC domain-containing protein → MDDQSSAPQRQRGFSLTPIGMKKLQQRLLTLEAQTGVKHNAARIAQQIQMIDPKGLHPTTVRKILRQETVDFTTLEVLFYGLDLDLSQEDCEQPSPLQTIPAQQDWGGAPDITPFYGRHQALETVSHWIVTDRCRLVTLLGMGGMGKTALSVKLAQQVQDQFTTLIWRSLRNAPPIEMLLLDYLQVMSGQRQADLPQHLDGQIAELINYLRQSRCLLILDNVESILERGRPAGRYQSDFQGYGELLHQIASTHHQSCLILTSREKPQGIAAFEGEALPVRTYLLQGLEASTGQKLLSQKGFTHLNSAAGKLVETYQGNPLALKIVATAIQDLFGGDIQGFLDQEQIAFSEIRLLLDQQFARLSSLEQQVLYWLAIARAPLSLETLQANILVPSAHLLEAIESIDRRSLLERDSTVFELTLQPVIMEYVCDRLIDTVSTELLNLPLPETSLFYSHALIKANNPDYLRDCQIRLVLAPIAERLLKRLGSPAQIEVHFKQILSQLSSQPSYAAGNLLNLLVYFNIDLTGYDFSRLTVWQAYLQGINLHHGSFKNADIAKSVFTQTFGDICDATFSPNGEWVATAHTDGISRIWRIQDGKLLCSYQAHPEPIWSIAFSPNGQALASGSFDQTISLWDLEQGQGQKNLSGHQDRIWSIAFNPNGQTLVSGSNDCTLRLWDVTTGHCIHILSGHTDGVTAVAYHPEGEWIASGSADQTVRLWHPTSGLLATFTGHSLPITCIAVSPDGQYLASSDAQTIRLWQVRTLKCIHVIEALTSVWSMAFSADGEILGAGDRQFLKCWRVPTGELLQFQATYDRQIWAVDFSQNGLLLACDKQTLGVWQLQQDLQRLCTLQGYTNAVWSVAISSDGQTVASGSTDHVVRLWDLNQQHCRQRHLQSSARQVTFSPDGQRIASGGEDGSVQLWEPGTGRQLTMAPRHSGPVWTIAFSPDGQTLASGSADHQIRLWDVVNHHTLRTFTGHDSWVLSVTFSDNLLISSSADQTIKVWDMGTGDCRHTLTGHTGTVWSVSAAGDILATASEDRTIRLWHLSTVDCYQILKGHHSLALTVQISPDGQYIASGSADNTVRLWDALTGECLQILTGHTHSVWSVAFTPDSQYLVSGGQDGTLRLWSVASGQPLGTLSLERPYEGLDISGTRGLTESRRQMLRRLGAIES, encoded by the coding sequence ATGGATGATCAATCTTCTGCACCCCAGCGTCAGCGCGGATTCTCTCTGACGCCAATCGGGATGAAGAAACTGCAGCAACGGTTACTCACCTTAGAAGCCCAAACGGGCGTAAAACATAATGCCGCCCGCATTGCTCAGCAGATTCAAATGATTGATCCCAAGGGCTTGCACCCTACCACTGTCCGCAAGATTTTGCGCCAAGAAACTGTAGACTTCACCACCCTGGAAGTTCTATTTTATGGCTTAGACCTCGACCTGTCGCAAGAGGATTGTGAGCAACCTTCACCCCTCCAGACCATCCCCGCCCAACAGGATTGGGGTGGAGCACCCGATATCACTCCCTTTTATGGCCGCCATCAGGCTTTAGAAACCGTCAGCCACTGGATCGTCACGGATCGCTGTCGTTTAGTTACCCTGCTGGGCATGGGGGGCATGGGAAAAACGGCCCTCTCCGTCAAACTGGCCCAGCAAGTCCAAGATCAATTTACAACCCTGATCTGGCGGTCCCTGCGTAATGCTCCCCCCATCGAGATGCTGTTACTGGACTACCTGCAAGTCATGTCTGGGCAACGGCAGGCTGACCTACCCCAGCACTTGGATGGCCAAATCGCTGAACTAATCAACTACTTGCGCCAGTCTCGATGTCTGTTGATTCTCGATAATGTAGAGTCCATCCTGGAGCGCGGTCGTCCCGCTGGTCGGTATCAGTCTGACTTTCAAGGGTATGGGGAGCTGTTACACCAAATCGCCAGCACCCACCATCAGAGCTGTTTAATTCTCACCAGCCGTGAAAAACCCCAAGGAATCGCAGCCTTTGAAGGGGAAGCCCTACCCGTTCGTACTTACCTGCTACAGGGCTTAGAAGCATCGACGGGTCAGAAACTTCTTAGTCAAAAAGGCTTTACCCATCTCAATTCCGCCGCTGGTAAGCTAGTTGAAACCTATCAGGGTAATCCCCTGGCCTTAAAAATTGTCGCCACCGCCATCCAAGATCTCTTTGGGGGCGATATCCAAGGATTTCTCGACCAAGAACAAATTGCTTTTAGTGAAATCCGTCTCCTGCTGGATCAACAGTTTGCAAGGCTATCTTCCTTAGAACAGCAGGTTCTGTATTGGCTTGCGATCGCACGTGCCCCCCTCTCGCTCGAAACTCTCCAAGCTAACATTCTCGTTCCCTCAGCTCATCTTCTAGAAGCCATCGAATCCATTGACCGTCGCTCACTGTTGGAACGGGATAGTACCGTATTTGAGCTGACCCTACAGCCCGTGATTATGGAGTATGTTTGCGATCGCTTGATTGATACCGTCAGTACAGAACTCCTTAATCTGCCCCTGCCTGAGACGTCTCTGTTCTACTCCCATGCCCTGATCAAAGCGAACAACCCAGACTATCTGCGCGACTGCCAAATTCGCTTGGTGTTGGCCCCGATAGCCGAACGGCTTCTAAAGAGACTGGGCAGCCCCGCCCAGATTGAAGTTCACTTTAAGCAGATACTGTCGCAACTCTCGTCCCAGCCCAGCTATGCTGCAGGCAATCTTCTTAATCTGCTGGTGTACTTCAATATCGATCTCACGGGCTATGACTTTTCCCGACTCACCGTTTGGCAAGCCTATCTCCAAGGGATTAATCTCCATCATGGGAGCTTTAAAAATGCTGATATCGCTAAAAGCGTCTTCACCCAGACCTTTGGCGATATCTGTGACGCCACGTTTAGCCCCAACGGCGAATGGGTCGCCACTGCCCATACCGATGGCATTTCCAGAATTTGGCGAATTCAGGATGGCAAGCTGTTATGTTCCTACCAGGCCCATCCAGAACCCATCTGGTCCATTGCCTTTAGCCCCAATGGTCAAGCCCTCGCCAGCGGCAGCTTCGATCAAACCATTTCACTCTGGGATCTGGAGCAGGGGCAGGGACAAAAGAACCTCAGCGGCCATCAGGATCGGATTTGGTCCATTGCCTTTAACCCCAATGGTCAAACCCTGGTCAGTGGCAGTAATGACTGCACCCTTCGCCTTTGGGATGTGACGACGGGACACTGTATCCACATCCTCTCTGGGCATACCGATGGCGTCACTGCTGTTGCCTACCATCCAGAGGGGGAATGGATAGCCAGCGGCAGTGCCGATCAAACAGTTCGGCTTTGGCATCCAACCTCTGGGCTCCTAGCCACCTTTACCGGGCATTCCCTACCCATTACCTGTATTGCCGTGAGTCCCGATGGCCAATATTTAGCCAGCAGCGATGCCCAAACAATTCGTCTCTGGCAGGTAAGAACCCTAAAGTGCATTCATGTGATTGAGGCGTTAACGTCTGTATGGTCAATGGCTTTTAGTGCGGATGGAGAAATATTAGGGGCAGGCGATCGCCAATTCCTCAAATGTTGGCGGGTTCCCACCGGAGAACTGCTGCAGTTCCAGGCCACATACGACCGTCAAATCTGGGCCGTCGACTTTAGTCAGAATGGTCTGCTTCTAGCTTGTGATAAGCAAACCCTAGGAGTCTGGCAGCTACAGCAGGACCTACAGCGACTCTGCACCCTTCAAGGCTATACCAATGCGGTTTGGTCTGTAGCGATCAGTTCAGATGGTCAAACCGTTGCTAGCGGCAGTACCGATCATGTGGTTAGGCTGTGGGATCTAAATCAGCAGCATTGTCGGCAGCGCCATCTACAATCCTCAGCTCGCCAGGTCACTTTTAGTCCCGATGGTCAACGGATTGCCAGCGGTGGAGAAGATGGCTCCGTCCAGCTCTGGGAGCCTGGAACCGGGCGGCAGTTGACCATGGCCCCTCGCCATAGTGGCCCGGTTTGGACAATTGCCTTTAGCCCCGATGGTCAGACCCTCGCTAGCGGCAGTGCTGACCATCAGATTCGGCTGTGGGATGTCGTTAATCACCACACCCTTAGGACATTCACTGGCCATGACAGTTGGGTCTTATCCGTTACCTTCTCCGACAATTTGCTGATCAGTAGTAGTGCGGATCAAACCATTAAAGTATGGGATATGGGCACTGGTGACTGTCGCCACACTTTGACCGGACATACGGGCACCGTTTGGTCTGTCAGTGCCGCTGGAGATATCCTGGCAACGGCCAGTGAAGACCGGACGATCCGACTTTGGCATCTCTCCACAGTAGACTGTTACCAAATCCTGAAAGGTCATCATAGCCTTGCTTTGACTGTCCAGATCAGTCCAGATGGGCAATATATTGCCAGTGGTAGTGCGGACAACACCGTTCGGCTCTGGGATGCCTTGACGGGGGAATGTCTCCAGATCCTCACAGGGCATACCCACTCGGTCTGGTCCGTGGCTTTCACCCCCGATAGTCAGTATTTGGTGAGTGGGGGACAAGACGGCACCTTACGGCTATGGTCCGTAGCATCTGGCCAACCGTTAGGCACCCTGTCCCTAGAGCGCCCCTACGAAGGACTAGATATTTCAGGAACGCGGGGCCTCACGGAATCGCGCCGTCAGATGCTGCGCCGCTTGGGAGCGATTGAATCATGA
- the crtL gene encoding lycopene beta cyclase yields the protein MIIAAALAEQGVNVGGLTAIPLEQVWPNTYGIWRDELEALGLTDLLGHCWDNCVSYFGKGEVNHGRAYGLFDKAKLQNHLLAKCEVGRVIWQQGEATQIEHNHKYSIVTTAAGEAIRARVVIDASGHNPMFIQRPDQGAVAFQTAYGIVGHFSAPPVEPQQFVLQDFRSEHLSATERATEPLTFLYAMDFGDDVYFVEETSLAMAPPVSFELLERRLHQRLAARGVQVTAVHEVERCIFPMTLPLPDLNQPVVAFGGAASMVHPASGYMVGALLRRGPGLAAAIAIALQDAQAEPAEIARKAWQELWNRDRLRKYYLYRFGLEKLMRFDEGLLNQHFDTFFSLPKNQWSGFLADTLSTPELVGVMMRLFVIAPNSLRWGLLQMPGQESNLLWQSVAS from the coding sequence ATGATTATTGCGGCGGCCTTGGCCGAGCAAGGCGTAAACGTCGGCGGTCTGACGGCTATCCCACTGGAACAAGTCTGGCCGAATACCTATGGTATCTGGCGGGATGAACTCGAAGCGTTGGGATTAACGGACTTATTAGGCCATTGTTGGGACAATTGTGTTTCCTATTTTGGTAAAGGGGAAGTTAACCACGGTCGTGCCTACGGTTTATTCGATAAAGCCAAGCTGCAAAACCATTTGTTGGCCAAATGCGAAGTCGGGAGAGTGATATGGCAGCAAGGTGAGGCCACCCAGATAGAGCATAATCATAAGTACTCAATCGTCACGACTGCGGCGGGTGAAGCTATACGAGCCAGGGTAGTGATCGATGCCAGCGGCCACAATCCCATGTTTATCCAGCGGCCAGATCAAGGGGCGGTTGCCTTTCAAACGGCCTATGGTATCGTCGGACATTTTTCTGCACCTCCCGTTGAGCCGCAACAATTTGTGCTTCAGGATTTTCGCAGTGAGCATCTGTCAGCAACTGAACGGGCCACCGAGCCACTGACCTTCCTCTACGCGATGGATTTTGGGGATGATGTCTATTTTGTGGAAGAGACATCTCTGGCGATGGCCCCTCCTGTCAGTTTTGAACTCCTAGAGCGACGCTTGCACCAACGATTGGCAGCCCGAGGTGTTCAGGTGACCGCTGTCCACGAGGTGGAACGCTGCATCTTTCCGATGACGCTTCCCTTGCCCGATCTCAATCAGCCCGTGGTGGCTTTTGGTGGGGCGGCGAGTATGGTACATCCCGCTTCCGGTTATATGGTCGGGGCGCTACTGCGCCGTGGACCGGGTTTGGCCGCAGCGATTGCCATCGCTCTCCAGGATGCTCAAGCTGAGCCAGCCGAGATTGCCCGGAAGGCATGGCAGGAGCTATGGAATCGCGATCGCTTACGCAAGTACTATCTCTATCGGTTTGGCCTAGAGAAGTTAATGCGGTTTGATGAGGGGCTATTAAACCAGCATTTCGATACGTTCTTTAGTTTGCCTAAAAATCAATGGTCGGGATTTTTAGCTGATACCCTATCGACACCCGAATTGGTCGGAGTGATGATGCGCTTATTTGTCATCGCTCCCAATTCCCTGCGCTGGGGGTTGCTGCAAATGCCGGGTCAGGAAAGCAATCTGCTCTGGCAATCAGTCGCCTCCTAA
- a CDS encoding GFA family protein: MSKGQLSEHSFNLCSAFCPSCGTRIYHAPERNPEIFNVKPGTLDNTKWFMPVTHLWVTSAQPWVQIPNDAILYPQQPETFEPILQAWQTLLGKPSQRRFCD, from the coding sequence ATTTCAAAGGGCCAATTAAGTGAGCACTCATTCAATCTCTGCAGTGCATTTTGTCCTAGCTGTGGAACGCGGATTTATCATGCACCAGAACGCAACCCAGAAATTTTTAACGTGAAGCCTGGAACCCTCGACAACACCAAATGGTTCATGCCCGTTACCCATCTCTGGGTAACCAGTGCTCAACCTTGGGTACAAATCCCGAATGATGCCATTCTTTATCCCCAACAGCCTGAAACCTTCGAACCAATATTGCAAGCTTGGCAGACGTTATTGGGAAAACCCAGCCAGCGGCGATTTTGCGATTAG
- a CDS encoding calcium-binding protein produces MFSLLPGSTDPLFVSEFEGAEFFGSPQVGGGVFAVGQEDTTNIFVFDDTNDVAAGGDEVDILMANGGDDNIMGAEGTDFLFGGFGDDIVRGGEGDDVVVGNEGSDILISGSGSDIYEYFADQILPGDLDIILDFEAGEDAVVIVGSTDVTYDNTTGFLTVDGTTAAVLDAGLGLEVLTRANSAVVFEAGADVSSFGTAPTPEDAEDQPDTLDSEEGSEALSIVDTAPSLAPGSTDPLFISNFEGAQFFDAPQEGGGVFAVGQEDTTNIFVFEDSNDVAAGGDEVDIFMANGGDDNIMGAEGTDFMFGGTGDDIVRGGAGDDVVVGNEGSDVLIGGTGADIFEFFADQFGVGDLDVVLDFEAGSDALVIVGSTDASYDNVTGFVSVDGTEVATLDAGLGLDVLVRGNSAVIS; encoded by the coding sequence ATGTTCTCATTATTGCCAGGTAGCACCGACCCCTTATTTGTTAGCGAATTTGAGGGGGCTGAATTTTTCGGTAGCCCACAAGTTGGCGGTGGCGTTTTTGCGGTGGGCCAAGAAGATACCACCAATATTTTTGTGTTTGATGACACCAATGATGTGGCTGCAGGCGGCGATGAAGTTGATATCTTGATGGCCAATGGCGGTGACGACAATATTATGGGAGCCGAAGGAACGGACTTCTTATTTGGGGGATTTGGGGACGATATTGTTCGCGGCGGCGAAGGGGATGATGTTGTTGTTGGGAATGAAGGCTCTGATATCTTAATCAGCGGCAGCGGTAGTGATATTTACGAGTACTTTGCCGATCAAATCTTGCCGGGAGATCTGGATATCATCCTAGATTTTGAAGCAGGCGAAGATGCGGTGGTGATTGTTGGTAGTACGGATGTGACCTATGACAACACTACTGGTTTTCTAACGGTGGATGGAACGACAGCCGCTGTTCTTGATGCCGGGTTGGGGCTAGAGGTGTTGACGCGGGCGAATTCTGCGGTTGTCTTTGAGGCGGGGGCAGATGTGTCCAGTTTTGGCACTGCGCCCACACCTGAAGACGCGGAGGATCAGCCGGACACTTTGGATAGTGAGGAAGGATCTGAGGCGCTATCGATTGTAGATACTGCCCCTAGTCTGGCCCCTGGGAGTACCGATCCGCTGTTTATCAGCAATTTTGAAGGGGCGCAGTTTTTTGATGCTCCTCAAGAGGGCGGTGGCGTTTTTGCGGTGGGTCAAGAGGACACCACGAATATTTTCGTATTTGAAGACAGCAACGATGTGGCTGCAGGTGGCGATGAGGTTGATATTTTTATGGCCAATGGTGGTGATGACAACATTATGGGGGCTGAAGGAACGGATTTTATGTTTGGGGGCACCGGAGACGATATCGTCCGGGGTGGCGCGGGCGATGATGTCGTCGTCGGGAATGAAGGATCAGATGTGCTGATTGGGGGAACCGGGGCGGATATTTTTGAGTTCTTTGCCGACCAATTTGGTGTGGGCGATCTGGATGTGGTGCTGGATTTTGAAGCAGGTAGCGATGCCCTCGTCATTGTCGGCAGTACAGATGCTAGCTACGACAATGTGACGGGTTTTGTATCTGTGGATGGCACTGAAGTGGCTACCTTGGATGCGGGGTTAGGTCTGGATGTGTTGGTGCGGGGTAACTCTGCTGTGATTTCTTAG